A genomic stretch from Camelus ferus isolate YT-003-E chromosome 29, BCGSAC_Cfer_1.0, whole genome shotgun sequence includes:
- the LOC102517328 gene encoding epidermal retinol dehydrogenase 2 isoform X2 → MAPSVNTAKELSIFLVKAMFAFLEAAIFALIPKPLKNVAGEIVLITGAGSGLGRLLAVQFAHLGSVLVLWDINEEGNEETRRMAWDAGAMTVHAYTCDCGRKEEVYRVANQVKKEVGDVSILINNAGIVTGRKFLDCPDELIEKSFDVNFKAHLWTYKAFLPAMIANDHGHLVCISSSAGLIGTNQLADYCASKFAAFGFAESIFLETLAQKQNGIKTTIVCPFFIKTGMFEGCTTSCPFLLPILEPEYAVRKIVDAILQEKMYLYMPKFIYFMVFLKSFLPFKVGILVAEYLRALHFMDSFTGQKKKD, encoded by the exons ATGGCGCCCAGCGTGAACACAGCCAAGGAACTGTCCATTTTCTTAGTAAAGGCAATGTTTGCTTTTCTGGAGGCTGCGATTTTTGCCTTAATCCCAAAGCCACTGAAGAATGTTGCTGGTGAAATCGTACTTATAACAGGTGCGGGGAGTGGACTTGGAAGGCTCTTAGCCGTCCAATTTGCCCACCTGGGATCAGTGCTTGTTCTCTGGGATATCAATGAGGAAGGCAACGAGGAGACGCGCAGGATGGCTTGGGATGCTGGAGCCATGACGGTCCACGCCTACACCTGTGACTGTGGCCGGAAGGAGGAAGTGTACAGGGTGGCCAATCAG GTTAAGAAAGAAGTTGGTGACGTTTCCATCCTAATCAACAATGCTGGAATCGTAACAGGCAGAAAGTTCCTCGACTGCCCAGACGAGCTTATAGAAAAGTCTTTTGATGTGAATTTCAAAGCACATTTATGG ACATATAAAGCCTTTCTACCTGCTATGATTGCTAATGACCATGGACACTTGGTTTGCATTTCAAGTTCAGCTGGATTAATTGGAACAAACCAACTGGCAG ATTACTGTGCAAGTAAATTTGCAGCCTTCGGATTTGCTGAATCTATATTTCTAGAAACACTTGCCCAGAAACAAAATGGAATCAAAACCACTATTGTATGCCCATTTTTTATAAAAACCGGAATGTTTGAAGGTTGCACTACTAG CTGTCCTTTTCTGTTACCGATTCTGGAGCCAGAATATGCAGTCAGGAAGATAGTAGATGCTATCCTGCAGGAAAAAATGTACCTGTATATGCCAAAGTTTATATACTTTATGGTGTTCCTAAAAAG TTTCTTGCCCTTCAAGGTGGGAATCCTTGTGGCCGAATATTTGCGTGCCCTTCATTTTATGGATAGCTTCACTGgccaaaagaagaaagactga
- the LOC102517328 gene encoding epidermal retinol dehydrogenase 2 isoform X1, with product MAPSVNTAKELSIFLVKAMFAFLEAAIFALIPKPLKNVAGEIVLITGAGSGLGRLLAVQFAHLGSVLVLWDINEEGNEETRRMAWDAGAMTVHAYTCDCGRKEEVYRVANQGSLVSGLCYYHNSLKPQVKKEVGDVSILINNAGIVTGRKFLDCPDELIEKSFDVNFKAHLWTYKAFLPAMIANDHGHLVCISSSAGLIGTNQLADYCASKFAAFGFAESIFLETLAQKQNGIKTTIVCPFFIKTGMFEGCTTSCPFLLPILEPEYAVRKIVDAILQEKMYLYMPKFIYFMVFLKSFLPFKVGILVAEYLRALHFMDSFTGQKKKD from the exons ATGGCGCCCAGCGTGAACACAGCCAAGGAACTGTCCATTTTCTTAGTAAAGGCAATGTTTGCTTTTCTGGAGGCTGCGATTTTTGCCTTAATCCCAAAGCCACTGAAGAATGTTGCTGGTGAAATCGTACTTATAACAGGTGCGGGGAGTGGACTTGGAAGGCTCTTAGCCGTCCAATTTGCCCACCTGGGATCAGTGCTTGTTCTCTGGGATATCAATGAGGAAGGCAACGAGGAGACGCGCAGGATGGCTTGGGATGCTGGAGCCATGACGGTCCACGCCTACACCTGTGACTGTGGCCGGAAGGAGGAAGTGTACAGGGTGGCCAATCAG GGATCTCTCGTCAGCGGTCTTTGTTACTACCACAACTCACTGAAGcctcag GTTAAGAAAGAAGTTGGTGACGTTTCCATCCTAATCAACAATGCTGGAATCGTAACAGGCAGAAAGTTCCTCGACTGCCCAGACGAGCTTATAGAAAAGTCTTTTGATGTGAATTTCAAAGCACATTTATGG ACATATAAAGCCTTTCTACCTGCTATGATTGCTAATGACCATGGACACTTGGTTTGCATTTCAAGTTCAGCTGGATTAATTGGAACAAACCAACTGGCAG ATTACTGTGCAAGTAAATTTGCAGCCTTCGGATTTGCTGAATCTATATTTCTAGAAACACTTGCCCAGAAACAAAATGGAATCAAAACCACTATTGTATGCCCATTTTTTATAAAAACCGGAATGTTTGAAGGTTGCACTACTAG CTGTCCTTTTCTGTTACCGATTCTGGAGCCAGAATATGCAGTCAGGAAGATAGTAGATGCTATCCTGCAGGAAAAAATGTACCTGTATATGCCAAAGTTTATATACTTTATGGTGTTCCTAAAAAG TTTCTTGCCCTTCAAGGTGGGAATCCTTGTGGCCGAATATTTGCGTGCCCTTCATTTTATGGATAGCTTCACTGgccaaaagaagaaagactga
- the LOC102517328 gene encoding epidermal retinol dehydrogenase 2 isoform X4: protein MAPSVNTAKELSIFLVKAMFAFLEAAIFALIPKPLKNVAGEIVLITGAGSGLGRLLAVQFAHLGSVLVLWDINEEGNEETRRMAWDAGAMTVHAYTCDCGRKEEVYRVANQTYKAFLPAMIANDHGHLVCISSSAGLIGTNQLADYCASKFAAFGFAESIFLETLAQKQNGIKTTIVCPFFIKTGMFEGCTTSCPFLLPILEPEYAVRKIVDAILQEKMYLYMPKFIYFMVFLKSFLPFKVGILVAEYLRALHFMDSFTGQKKKD from the exons ATGGCGCCCAGCGTGAACACAGCCAAGGAACTGTCCATTTTCTTAGTAAAGGCAATGTTTGCTTTTCTGGAGGCTGCGATTTTTGCCTTAATCCCAAAGCCACTGAAGAATGTTGCTGGTGAAATCGTACTTATAACAGGTGCGGGGAGTGGACTTGGAAGGCTCTTAGCCGTCCAATTTGCCCACCTGGGATCAGTGCTTGTTCTCTGGGATATCAATGAGGAAGGCAACGAGGAGACGCGCAGGATGGCTTGGGATGCTGGAGCCATGACGGTCCACGCCTACACCTGTGACTGTGGCCGGAAGGAGGAAGTGTACAGGGTGGCCAATCAG ACATATAAAGCCTTTCTACCTGCTATGATTGCTAATGACCATGGACACTTGGTTTGCATTTCAAGTTCAGCTGGATTAATTGGAACAAACCAACTGGCAG ATTACTGTGCAAGTAAATTTGCAGCCTTCGGATTTGCTGAATCTATATTTCTAGAAACACTTGCCCAGAAACAAAATGGAATCAAAACCACTATTGTATGCCCATTTTTTATAAAAACCGGAATGTTTGAAGGTTGCACTACTAG CTGTCCTTTTCTGTTACCGATTCTGGAGCCAGAATATGCAGTCAGGAAGATAGTAGATGCTATCCTGCAGGAAAAAATGTACCTGTATATGCCAAAGTTTATATACTTTATGGTGTTCCTAAAAAG TTTCTTGCCCTTCAAGGTGGGAATCCTTGTGGCCGAATATTTGCGTGCCCTTCATTTTATGGATAGCTTCACTGgccaaaagaagaaagactga
- the LOC102517328 gene encoding epidermal retinol dehydrogenase 2 isoform X3 gives MAPSVNTAKELSIFLVKAMFAFLEAAIFALIPKPLKNVAGEIVLITGAGSGLGRLLAVQFAHLGSVLVLWDINEEGNEETRRMAWDAGAMTVHAYTCDCGRKEEVYRVANQGSLVSGLCYYHNSLKPQVKKEVGDVSILINNAGIVTGRKFLDCPDELIEKSFDVNFKAHLWTYKAFLPAMIANDHGHLVCISSSAGLIGTNQLADYCASKFAAFGFAESIFLETLAQKQNGIKTTIVCPFFIKTGMFEGCTTSFLPFKVGILVAEYLRALHFMDSFTGQKKKD, from the exons ATGGCGCCCAGCGTGAACACAGCCAAGGAACTGTCCATTTTCTTAGTAAAGGCAATGTTTGCTTTTCTGGAGGCTGCGATTTTTGCCTTAATCCCAAAGCCACTGAAGAATGTTGCTGGTGAAATCGTACTTATAACAGGTGCGGGGAGTGGACTTGGAAGGCTCTTAGCCGTCCAATTTGCCCACCTGGGATCAGTGCTTGTTCTCTGGGATATCAATGAGGAAGGCAACGAGGAGACGCGCAGGATGGCTTGGGATGCTGGAGCCATGACGGTCCACGCCTACACCTGTGACTGTGGCCGGAAGGAGGAAGTGTACAGGGTGGCCAATCAG GGATCTCTCGTCAGCGGTCTTTGTTACTACCACAACTCACTGAAGcctcag GTTAAGAAAGAAGTTGGTGACGTTTCCATCCTAATCAACAATGCTGGAATCGTAACAGGCAGAAAGTTCCTCGACTGCCCAGACGAGCTTATAGAAAAGTCTTTTGATGTGAATTTCAAAGCACATTTATGG ACATATAAAGCCTTTCTACCTGCTATGATTGCTAATGACCATGGACACTTGGTTTGCATTTCAAGTTCAGCTGGATTAATTGGAACAAACCAACTGGCAG ATTACTGTGCAAGTAAATTTGCAGCCTTCGGATTTGCTGAATCTATATTTCTAGAAACACTTGCCCAGAAACAAAATGGAATCAAAACCACTATTGTATGCCCATTTTTTATAAAAACCGGAATGTTTGAAGGTTGCACTACTAG TTTCTTGCCCTTCAAGGTGGGAATCCTTGTGGCCGAATATTTGCGTGCCCTTCATTTTATGGATAGCTTCACTGgccaaaagaagaaagactga